The Selenihalanaerobacter shriftii genome contains the following window.
CAGTTAATTTACCCATCTCCTTAGAAGCCATATCCTGTACTTTGCGCATAGCTTCATTTGTTGCAGCTAAGACTAAATCTTCTAACATTTCTACGTCTTCTGGATCTACTGCTTCTGGCTCAATAGTTATATCTACTACTTCTTGCTGACCATTAACAACAACCTTAACTACTCCACCTCCTGCAGTAGCTTCCACTGTCTTCTCTGCTAATTCATCCTGAACCTCTGACATTTGAGATTGCATCTTTTGTACCTGCTTCATCATTTTGCTCATATCCATATTTATTTCCTCCTTATATTAATCTTGTTTTACTTTAAGGACCTCACCATCAAAAACTTCTAAAACCTCTTTTACTAATGGTTCTTCTTTAACTTCAAAATCTTCTTTTTCTTCATTTTCCAAATCTGCACTTTTAATTTCTAAACTTTGATCATTTTGCTTCACCTGTTGTTTGGATTGAATTTCATCTTGATTTATTGGTTCATCATTTGCATAATTACTATTTTC
Protein-coding sequences here:
- a CDS encoding YbaB/EbfC family nucleoid-associated protein, translated to MDMSKMMKQVQKMQSQMSEVQDELAEKTVEATAGGGVVKVVVNGQQEVVDITIEPEAVDPEDVEMLEDLVLAATNEAMRKVQDMASKEMGKLTGGMNIPGLF